The Streptomyces cathayae DNA segment GACCGTGACGTTCCCGGCTCTGACGACCGGGCGGGCGGACTCGACCCCCTCGATCCCGGCCAGCCGCTCGGCGAGCGAGGCCGGCACGGTTCGGACCTGGCCGGTGGGCACCGCCGCTTCCAAGTCGTCCGGGGGCGCCACGGTCACGTCGGCGGAGGTGGAGGCGAAGAGCCGGTCGAAGGTGCGGGCGACGGTGTCGGAGAAGATCAGGCTGCCCGCGACGAACGCCACGGACAGGACGACGGCCAGCGCGGACAGCAGCAGCCGCCCCTTGTGCGAGAGGAAACTTCTGAGCGTCGCCTTCAGCACGGTCTCAGCCCTTGCCGGGGACCGACTCGTCGGGCCGCCCGGCCCCGTCGCCGACGAGGCCGGGAGCGGGGCCGTCGTCGTCGCTCTGGGCGCGGAGCACGTCGAACCGCTTCATCCGCTCCAGCACCGCCTCCGCCGTGGGCCGACGCATCTCGTCGACGATCCGGCCGTCCGCCAGGAACAGCACCAGATCGGAGTGGGAGGCGGCGCCCGGGTCGTGCGTGACCATCACCACGGTCTGGTTCAGCCGGTCGACGGCCTCACGCAGAAAGCCGAGCACCTCCAGACCGGCGCGCGAGTCGAGGTTGCCGGTCGGCTCGTCCGCGAAGATCAGCTCGGGCCGGGAGGCCAGCGCCCGCGCGCAGGCCACGCGCTGCTGCTGGCCGCCGGAGAGCTGGGCCGGCCGGTGCTTCAGCCGGTTCCGCAGGCCGAGCGTGTCGATGACCTGGTCCAGCCACCTCTCGTCGGGCTTCCGGCCCGCGATGTCCATAGGGAGAGTGATGTTCTCCAGCGCGTTCAGCGTAGGAATGAGATTGAACGACTGGAACATGAACCCGACCCGGTCCCGGCGCAGGCGGGTCAGCTCACGGTCCTTCAGCCCGGTGATCTCGGTGTCGCCGAGCCATACCTGTCCGGCCGAAACGTTGTCGAGTCCGGCCAGGCAGTGCATCAGGGTCGACTTCCCGGACCCCGAGGGACCCATCACCGCGGTGAACCGGCCGCGCGCGATGGCCACGTCCACCGAGTCCAGGGCGAGCACGGTCGTCTCGCCGGATCCGTACGCCTTGGTCAGGCCGCGCGCGCGGGCCGCGATTCCGTCCGCCGACGCGAGGCCGGGGGAGTGCTCCGCAGCAGGTGTGGACAAGGCCGCCTCCTTCGTCTGGAGATGTAGAGAGCGATGCAGAGATACCGCGGTGTGGATATGCCGACAGTGGATATGCCGGCATACGGGCAGGTGGGGATCTGCGTATGCGGGCATCGGACCGTGCCGAGGCGTCTGCCGCACCCGAGGCTAGTGTGACCCGCTCCGCACCAAATATCCCCCGCAGGTGCACCATCACCCCATATCGCTGTAAGGGGCACGTTTTACGGCGGCACTTGCCGGTGCTAGCGCATCGGCGCTAGCTTCGAGGCATGGCGAAGACCCAGCTGAACGTACGCGTGGACGAGGGCACCGCCCGAGCGGCGCGGGAGCGCGCACTGGCCCGCGGGATGAGCGTCAACCGCTACATCGAGGAACTGGTCCGGCAGGACGCCGGTGAGGTCGGCCACACCTTCGTGGAGGCCGCCGCCGACTTCATGAAGCAGTACGAGAGCGTCTTCGCCGAGGAGTTCGACGGAACCTCGCCCGCGCGGGCGATGCCGGGAGCGGGGGAGAAGAACCCCGAAGGCCCGAGCGAAGGTCGCCGCTGATCCCTTGGACGGTCTGCGCATCGACCTCGCCTGGCTGCTGATGCTCGCCGAACGGCAGACTCCGGGGGACCCCCAGGTCACCGACTGGGGAGCCCTCGTCGCCGCCGTCGCCCGTCACGAGGCCGAGATATTCGACGTCCCCGTCTACGGCAGCCCGCAGGCCCGTGCCGCCGCGCTGCTCCAGCTGCTGCTCCACGTGCCCGCGCTGGAACGCTCCAACGCCCTGTTCGCCTCCGCCGTCGCGTACGCCTACCTCGTCGCCAGCGGTCTGAAGGTCGTCACCTCGCCGGAGCAGGTGCGCGATCTGGCCCGGCTGGTCAAGAACGGCGAGGCGTCCGTGGACGACATCGCCGCCGAGTTGCGCCGCTGGAGCGAGTGATCAGCTCCGGCCGGTC contains these protein-coding regions:
- a CDS encoding ABC transporter ATP-binding protein — translated: MSTPAAEHSPGLASADGIAARARGLTKAYGSGETTVLALDSVDVAIARGRFTAVMGPSGSGKSTLMHCLAGLDNVSAGQVWLGDTEITGLKDRELTRLRRDRVGFMFQSFNLIPTLNALENITLPMDIAGRKPDERWLDQVIDTLGLRNRLKHRPAQLSGGQQQRVACARALASRPELIFADEPTGNLDSRAGLEVLGFLREAVDRLNQTVVMVTHDPGAASHSDLVLFLADGRIVDEMRRPTAEAVLERMKRFDVLRAQSDDDGPAPGLVGDGAGRPDESVPGKG
- a CDS encoding toxin-antitoxin system HicB family antitoxin; the protein is MAKTQLNVRVDEGTARAARERALARGMSVNRYIEELVRQDAGEVGHTFVEAAADFMKQYESVFAEEFDGTSPARAMPGAGEKNPEGPSEGRR
- a CDS encoding fic family toxin-antitoxin system, toxin component, yielding MDGLRIDLAWLLMLAERQTPGDPQVTDWGALVAAVARHEAEIFDVPVYGSPQARAAALLQLLLHVPALERSNALFASAVAYAYLVASGLKVVTSPEQVRDLARLVKNGEASVDDIAAELRRWSE